From Actinoplanes oblitus, a single genomic window includes:
- a CDS encoding NAD(P)/FAD-dependent oxidoreductase has protein sequence MSFWLESLGPVERRSALPGDRDADVAVVGGGYTGLWTAYYLARARPDLRIVVLEAEFCGFGASGRNGGWASGLFPVSEATLTRRCGADAAKAMHAALADAVDEIGRTGIECDYAKGGVISLIRTPGQLRRAPADRLDAAATRAICDATGVLGGVYSEHCAALHPAKLVRGLAEAAERLGVTIHEDTRALTVTTGEVVTDRGTVRADVVVRALEGYTAELPGHRRDLAPIYSLMIATEPLPPSVWDRIGLRRRETFTDERRLIIYGQRTADDRLAFGGRGAPYHFGSRVRPEYDRVPAVFGRLRHTVQELFGIEVPVAHRWGGPLGIPRDWMPSVGLRDGVAWAGGYVGDGVAASNLAGRTLTDLILGHDTDLTRLPWVGHRSRRWEPEPLRWLGINGGLHGTALLDALDR, from the coding sequence ATGAGCTTCTGGCTTGAGTCGCTCGGCCCGGTCGAGCGACGCTCCGCCCTGCCCGGCGACCGGGACGCCGACGTGGCCGTCGTCGGCGGCGGCTACACCGGGCTGTGGACCGCGTACTACCTCGCCCGGGCGCGGCCCGACCTGCGGATCGTCGTCCTGGAGGCGGAGTTCTGCGGATTCGGCGCGTCCGGCCGCAACGGCGGCTGGGCGTCCGGCCTGTTCCCGGTCTCCGAGGCCACGCTGACCCGCCGGTGCGGCGCCGACGCGGCCAAGGCGATGCACGCCGCGCTGGCCGACGCGGTCGACGAGATCGGGCGGACCGGCATCGAGTGCGACTACGCCAAGGGCGGCGTCATCTCGCTCATCCGCACCCCCGGCCAGCTGCGCCGGGCGCCCGCCGACCGGCTCGACGCCGCCGCGACCCGGGCGATCTGTGACGCCACCGGCGTGCTCGGCGGCGTCTACAGTGAACACTGCGCCGCCCTGCACCCCGCCAAGCTGGTCCGCGGACTGGCCGAGGCGGCCGAGCGGCTCGGGGTCACCATCCACGAGGACACCCGGGCGCTGACCGTGACGACCGGCGAGGTGGTCACCGACCGCGGCACGGTCCGGGCCGATGTCGTGGTCCGCGCCCTGGAGGGCTACACCGCCGAGCTGCCCGGGCACCGCCGCGACCTGGCCCCGATCTATTCCCTGATGATCGCCACCGAGCCGCTGCCGCCCTCGGTGTGGGACCGGATCGGCCTTCGCCGCCGGGAGACGTTCACCGACGAGCGCCGCCTGATTATTTACGGCCAGCGGACCGCCGATGATCGCCTGGCGTTCGGCGGCCGCGGCGCGCCGTACCACTTCGGCTCCCGGGTCCGCCCCGAGTACGACCGGGTCCCGGCCGTCTTCGGCAGGCTGCGGCACACCGTCCAGGAGCTGTTCGGCATCGAGGTGCCGGTCGCCCACCGCTGGGGCGGCCCGCTCGGCATCCCCCGCGACTGGATGCCGAGCGTCGGCCTGCGCGACGGCGTGGCCTGGGCCGGCGGCTACGTCGGCGACGGCGTCGCGGCGTCCAACCTGGCCGGCCGTACCCTCACCGACCTGATCCTGGGCCACGACACCGACCTCACCCGGCTCCCCTGGGTAGGCCATCGCTCGCGCCGCTGGGAACCGGAACCACTCCGCTGGCTCGGCATCAACGGCGGCCTGCACGGCACGGCCCTGCTCGACGCCCTCGACCGCTGA
- a CDS encoding Lrp/AsnC family transcriptional regulator — MSETGLDDINKRIIDHLQRDGRMSYATLAKTIGLSEAAVRQRVQRLLDNGLMQIVAVTDPLTLGFARQAMVGLRVNGDLREIADELASIPEVDYVVICAGRYDLLVELVCTDDEHLLDLLNEKVRTIQGVAAVDTFMYLKLAKQTYAWGTR, encoded by the coding sequence GTGAGCGAGACGGGGCTGGACGACATCAACAAGCGGATCATCGACCACCTGCAGCGGGACGGGCGGATGTCGTACGCCACGCTCGCCAAGACGATAGGTCTCTCGGAGGCCGCTGTGCGCCAACGCGTACAGCGGCTCCTGGACAACGGCCTGATGCAGATCGTCGCCGTGACCGACCCGCTCACCCTGGGCTTCGCCCGGCAGGCGATGGTCGGCCTGCGGGTGAACGGCGACCTCCGGGAGATCGCCGACGAGCTGGCGTCCATCCCCGAGGTGGACTACGTGGTGATCTGCGCCGGCCGCTACGACCTGCTGGTCGAGCTGGTCTGCACCGACGACGAGCACCTGCTGGACCTGCTCAACGAGAAGGTCCGGACGATCCAGGGTGTCGCCGCGGTGGACACCTTCATGTACCTCAAGCTCGCCAAACAGACCTACGCCTGGGGAACCAGATGA
- the gabT gene encoding 4-aminobutyrate--2-oxoglutarate transaminase: MTSSSSEALHKRRVAAVARGVGSTISSYVASAGGGTLTDVDGREWIDFASGIAVTNVGNAAPKVVEAVRAQVERFTHTCFMVAPYESYVAVCEQLIELTPGTFEKRAALFNSGAEAVENAVKIARHATGRQAVVVFDHAYHGRTNLTMALTAKNMPYKHRFGPFAPEVYRAPMSYPLRDGGLDGAEAARRAIDVIEKQVGAGNVAAVLIEPIQGEGGFVVPAPGFLPALAAWAAEAGAVFIADEIQTGFCRTGQWFAAEHEGLEPDLITTAKGMGGGLPIAGVVGRADLMDAVHAGGLGGTYGGNPVACAAALAAIETMRELDLAAAARRIEVAITTALSDVPGIAEVRGRGAMIAVEINKSGSLEPDPARTAAVSKACHDAGLLTLTCGTYGNVLRFLPPLVISDQDLHRGLDILRDALRN, from the coding sequence ATGACGTCGTCATCGTCCGAGGCGCTGCACAAGCGGCGGGTCGCGGCGGTCGCCCGCGGCGTCGGCTCGACCATCTCGTCCTACGTCGCGAGCGCCGGCGGCGGCACGCTCACCGACGTCGACGGCCGGGAGTGGATCGACTTCGCGTCCGGCATCGCCGTCACCAACGTCGGCAACGCCGCGCCCAAGGTGGTCGAGGCGGTCCGGGCGCAGGTGGAACGGTTCACCCACACCTGCTTCATGGTCGCGCCCTACGAGTCGTACGTCGCGGTCTGCGAGCAGTTGATCGAGCTGACTCCGGGCACGTTCGAGAAGCGGGCCGCGCTGTTCAACTCCGGCGCCGAGGCGGTGGAGAACGCGGTCAAGATCGCCCGGCACGCGACCGGCCGGCAGGCGGTGGTGGTGTTCGACCACGCGTACCACGGCCGGACCAACCTGACCATGGCGCTGACCGCGAAGAACATGCCGTACAAGCACCGGTTCGGCCCGTTCGCGCCCGAGGTCTACCGGGCGCCGATGTCCTACCCGCTGCGCGACGGCGGGCTGGACGGCGCCGAGGCGGCCCGCCGGGCGATCGACGTGATCGAGAAGCAGGTCGGCGCCGGCAACGTGGCGGCCGTGCTGATCGAGCCGATCCAGGGCGAGGGCGGCTTCGTCGTCCCGGCGCCGGGCTTCCTGCCGGCCCTGGCGGCCTGGGCGGCCGAGGCCGGTGCGGTGTTCATCGCCGACGAGATCCAGACCGGGTTCTGCCGGACCGGGCAGTGGTTCGCCGCCGAGCACGAGGGCCTGGAGCCGGATCTGATCACCACGGCCAAGGGGATGGGCGGCGGACTGCCGATCGCCGGCGTGGTCGGGCGGGCCGACCTGATGGACGCGGTGCACGCCGGCGGGCTCGGCGGGACCTACGGCGGTAACCCGGTGGCGTGTGCCGCCGCGCTCGCCGCGATCGAGACCATGCGGGAGCTGGATCTCGCCGCCGCGGCGCGGCGCATCGAGGTGGCGATCACGACGGCCCTGTCCGATGTCCCGGGCATCGCCGAGGTGCGGGGGCGCGGTGCGATGATCGCCGTGGAGATCAACAAGTCGGGGAGCCTGGAGCCGGATCCGGCCCGGACCGCGGCGGTGTCGAAGGCCTGCCACGACGCCGGCCTGCTGACCCTCACCTGCGGCACCTACGGCAACGTGCTGCGCTTCCTGCCACCCCTGGTGATCTCCGACCAGGACCTCCACCGTGGGCTGGACATTCTGCGTGACGCCCTGCGGAACTAG
- a CDS encoding gamma-aminobutyraldehyde dehydrogenase produces the protein MTAKKVLHNFVAGAAVAPADGRYADLVDPTTGEVFAAAPVSGKEDVDRAMSAAASAFDQWRNTTPGDRQKALLKFADAVEARADELVAAESQNTGKPLGLTASEELPPAVDQIRFFAGAARLLEGRSAGQYLNGFESYVRREPVGVCAQVTPWNYPLMMAVWKIAPALAAGNTVVLKPSDTTPVTTVMLAEIAAEFLPAGAFNVVLGDRDTGRALVEHRTPQMVSITGSVRAGMEVAGSAAADLKRTHLELGGKAPVVVFEDADIAAAAADIAVGGYFNAGQDCTAATRVLVAPAVYRDFVAALAEQAKATKTGAPDDEDVLYGPVNNAGQLARVNGFIDRLPDHASIEAGGTRVGDRGFFWSPTVVAGLRQDDEIIQNEVFGPVITVQQFTDEDDAVRLANGVDYALASSVWTRDHGRAMRMTQRLDFGCVWVNCHIPLVAEMPHGGFKHSGHGKDLSVYGLEDYTRIKHVMHHVGA, from the coding sequence ATGACCGCCAAGAAGGTACTGCACAATTTCGTCGCCGGCGCCGCCGTCGCGCCCGCCGACGGCAGGTATGCGGACCTCGTCGACCCGACCACCGGCGAGGTCTTCGCCGCCGCCCCGGTCTCCGGCAAGGAGGACGTCGACCGCGCCATGTCGGCCGCCGCGTCCGCGTTCGACCAGTGGCGCAACACCACGCCCGGCGACCGGCAGAAGGCGCTGCTCAAGTTCGCCGACGCGGTCGAGGCGCGGGCCGACGAGCTGGTCGCCGCCGAGTCGCAGAACACCGGCAAGCCGCTCGGCCTGACCGCCAGCGAGGAGCTGCCGCCGGCCGTCGACCAGATCCGGTTCTTCGCCGGCGCCGCCCGGCTGCTCGAGGGCCGCTCCGCCGGGCAGTACCTGAACGGTTTCGAGAGCTACGTGCGCCGCGAGCCGGTCGGCGTCTGCGCCCAGGTCACCCCGTGGAACTACCCGCTGATGATGGCGGTCTGGAAGATCGCGCCGGCCCTGGCAGCGGGCAACACGGTGGTGCTCAAGCCGTCCGACACCACCCCGGTCACCACCGTCATGCTGGCCGAGATCGCCGCCGAGTTCCTGCCGGCCGGCGCCTTCAACGTGGTGCTCGGCGACCGGGACACCGGCCGTGCCCTGGTCGAGCACCGGACCCCGCAGATGGTGTCGATCACCGGTTCGGTGCGGGCCGGCATGGAGGTGGCCGGCTCGGCCGCCGCCGACCTCAAGCGCACCCACCTGGAGCTGGGCGGCAAGGCCCCGGTCGTGGTCTTCGAGGACGCCGACATCGCGGCGGCCGCCGCGGACATCGCGGTCGGCGGGTACTTCAACGCCGGTCAGGACTGCACCGCGGCCACCCGGGTGCTGGTCGCCCCGGCGGTCTACCGGGACTTCGTCGCCGCGCTCGCCGAGCAGGCCAAGGCGACGAAGACCGGCGCACCCGACGACGAGGACGTGCTCTACGGCCCGGTCAACAACGCCGGCCAGCTGGCCCGGGTCAACGGGTTCATCGACCGGCTGCCCGACCACGCCTCGATCGAGGCCGGCGGTACCCGGGTCGGCGACCGCGGCTTCTTCTGGTCGCCCACCGTGGTGGCCGGCCTGCGCCAGGACGACGAGATCATCCAGAACGAGGTGTTCGGCCCGGTCATCACCGTGCAGCAGTTCACCGACGAGGACGACGCGGTCCGGCTGGCCAACGGTGTCGACTACGCCCTCGCCTCCAGCGTCTGGACCAGGGACCACGGCCGGGCGATGCGGATGACCCAGCGGCTCGACTTCGGCTGCGTCTGGGTCAACTGCCACATCCCGCTGGTGGCCGAGATGCCGCACGGCGGCTTCAAGCACTCCGGGCACGGCAAGGACCTCTCGGTGTACGGCCTGGAGGACTACACCCGCATCAAGCACGTCATGCACCACGTGGGGGCGTGA
- a CDS encoding PP2C family protein-serine/threonine phosphatase, which yields MPRRINDDERLRRFEAVTDAALSRLDVSDLMDELLDRIRDLLDVDTAAILLLDEHAQQLVATAAKGLEEEVRAGFRVAVGRGFAGRVAAGRRPVRIADVTPADVVNPILVRKGIRSLLGVPILVGTDLVGVLHVGTLTPRRFGADDVRLLELVADRAGMAGRIQSDRLDQAAALALQRSLLPARLPEIPGVEMAARYVPGHAFGIGGDWYDVFALPTGHLGVVIGDVSGHGLASAVVMGRIRSALRSYALICADPAEALTLLNRKVHHFEAGSLTTALYAMISPDRGRIVISSAGHLPPVLACPDTPAALAGIVIDPPLGVGPRISGRRSTSLDFPPGAVLLCYTDGLVERRDQVIDTGLERLTGLVRAENAETVCTAVMSAAGTEQPGDDVAVLTVRRHP from the coding sequence GTGCCCCGACGCATCAATGACGACGAGCGGCTGCGGCGGTTCGAGGCGGTCACCGATGCGGCACTGTCGCGCCTCGACGTCTCCGACCTGATGGACGAGTTGCTGGATCGGATCCGCGACCTGCTCGACGTGGACACCGCGGCGATCCTGCTGCTGGACGAGCACGCCCAGCAGTTGGTCGCCACCGCCGCCAAAGGGCTGGAGGAGGAGGTCCGCGCCGGTTTCCGGGTCGCCGTCGGGCGCGGTTTCGCCGGGCGGGTGGCGGCCGGGCGGCGACCGGTGCGGATCGCCGACGTCACGCCCGCCGACGTGGTCAACCCGATCCTGGTGCGCAAGGGGATCCGGTCGCTGCTCGGCGTGCCCATCCTGGTCGGCACCGACCTGGTCGGGGTGCTGCACGTCGGGACGCTGACGCCGCGGCGGTTCGGGGCGGACGACGTACGCCTGCTGGAGCTAGTCGCGGACCGGGCCGGGATGGCCGGCCGGATCCAGTCGGACAGGCTGGACCAGGCCGCCGCCCTGGCCCTGCAGCGCAGCCTGCTGCCGGCCCGGCTGCCGGAGATCCCCGGCGTGGAGATGGCCGCGCGCTACGTCCCCGGGCACGCCTTCGGCATCGGTGGCGACTGGTACGACGTCTTCGCCCTGCCCACCGGCCACCTCGGCGTGGTGATCGGCGACGTCTCCGGTCACGGCCTGGCATCGGCGGTGGTGATGGGCCGGATCCGCAGCGCGCTGCGGTCGTACGCGCTGATCTGCGCCGACCCGGCCGAGGCGCTCACCCTGCTGAACCGCAAGGTGCACCACTTCGAGGCGGGCAGCCTGACCACCGCCCTGTACGCGATGATCAGCCCGGACCGCGGGCGGATCGTGATCTCCTCGGCCGGGCACCTGCCCCCGGTGCTGGCCTGCCCGGACACACCGGCGGCGCTGGCCGGGATCGTGATCGACCCGCCGCTCGGCGTCGGCCCGCGCATCTCCGGCCGGCGCAGCACCAGCCTCGACTTCCCGCCCGGCGCCGTGCTGCTCTGCTACACCGACGGCCTGGTGGAACGCCGGGACCAGGTGATCGATACCGGATTGGAGCGCCTCACCGGGCTGGTCCGGGCGGAGAATGCGGAGACGGTGTGCACCGCGGTGATGAGCGCGGCGGGCACCGAGCAACCCGGGGACGACGTCGCGGTGCTCACCGTCCGGCGCCATCCCTGA
- a CDS encoding glycoside hydrolase family 3 N-terminal domain-containing protein, with amino-acid sequence MTTEQVTQPWRDPALPVADRVEALLAEMTLEEKVAQLGSRWVGNDMGDSAQEDGYDPEEQHNVAPMQDVFAAGGSVPLEAAARHGLGHLTRVYGSVPLSPAEGAAELVRQQRVVMAGRLGIPALVHEECLTGFTAFGATVYPAALAWGATFDPDLIERMSAAIGRDMAALGVHQGLSPVLDVVRDYRWGRVEETIGEDPYLVSMVGSAYVRGLQSAGVIATLKHFAGYSASRGARNHGPVPMGRRELIDLILPPFETAVRIGGAGSVMNSYSDVDGVPAGADPWLLTEVLRDEWDFTGTVVSDYWAIPFLATMHGIAGGNADAGAQALAAGIDVELPDTIGYGAELVAKVRRGEVPEELVDRAARRLLTQKARLGLLDPGWTPEDSVLAAPVTDLNAPANQALAAELAERSIVLLDAGSALPITRPLRIAAIGPCADDARTFLGCYAFPNHVLPRYPQLGLGLDIPTALDGLRAEFGAGEITYARGCEVSGDDRGGFAEAVEAARGADLAVAFVGDLAGLFGKGTSGEGCDAEDLRLPGVQPELLAELLATGTPLVVVVVSGRPYALGDLDGRVAGLVQAFMPGQAGGHAIAGVLSGRIQPTGKLPVQIPRHPGGQPGTYLQPILGATHSGVSNLDPTPLYPFGFGGSYTTFAVDELRLSAESVPTDGEFAVTVRVRNTGERDGAEVVQLYLADPVAQVTRPVRQLSGFHRVELAAGAGADVTFRVHTDRTAFAGRDLRRVVEPGDLRVLVGTSAGDLPCAATVRLTGPVRPAGADRRLVTPVEVRPLES; translated from the coding sequence TTGACCACAGAACAGGTGACCCAGCCCTGGCGCGACCCGGCGCTCCCCGTCGCCGACCGCGTCGAGGCGCTGCTCGCCGAGATGACCCTCGAGGAGAAGGTCGCGCAGCTGGGTAGCCGCTGGGTCGGCAACGACATGGGTGACTCCGCGCAGGAGGACGGCTACGACCCGGAGGAGCAGCACAACGTCGCGCCGATGCAGGACGTCTTCGCGGCCGGCGGCTCGGTCCCGCTGGAGGCCGCGGCCCGGCACGGCCTCGGCCACCTGACCCGGGTGTACGGCAGCGTCCCGCTCTCCCCCGCCGAGGGCGCCGCCGAGCTGGTCCGCCAGCAGCGCGTCGTGATGGCCGGCCGGCTCGGCATCCCGGCGCTCGTGCACGAGGAGTGCCTGACCGGGTTCACCGCGTTCGGCGCCACCGTCTATCCGGCGGCGCTCGCCTGGGGCGCCACCTTCGACCCGGACCTGATCGAGCGGATGTCCGCGGCGATCGGCCGGGACATGGCCGCGCTCGGCGTGCACCAGGGACTGTCGCCGGTGCTCGACGTGGTCCGCGACTACCGGTGGGGCCGGGTCGAGGAGACCATCGGCGAGGACCCGTACCTGGTCTCGATGGTCGGCTCGGCCTATGTCCGGGGGCTGCAGAGCGCCGGGGTGATCGCCACGCTCAAGCACTTCGCCGGATACTCCGCCTCCCGCGGCGCCCGCAACCACGGCCCGGTGCCGATGGGCCGCCGCGAGCTGATCGACCTGATCCTGCCCCCGTTCGAGACCGCCGTGCGGATCGGCGGCGCGGGCTCGGTGATGAACTCCTACTCCGACGTCGACGGTGTACCGGCCGGCGCCGATCCGTGGCTGCTCACCGAGGTGCTGCGGGACGAGTGGGACTTCACCGGCACCGTCGTCTCCGACTACTGGGCGATCCCGTTCCTGGCCACCATGCACGGCATCGCCGGCGGCAACGCCGACGCCGGCGCGCAGGCGCTGGCCGCCGGCATCGACGTCGAGCTGCCGGACACCATCGGGTACGGCGCCGAGCTGGTCGCCAAGGTCCGCCGCGGCGAGGTGCCGGAGGAGCTGGTCGACCGCGCCGCCCGCCGCCTGCTCACCCAGAAGGCGCGGCTCGGCCTGCTCGACCCGGGCTGGACGCCGGAGGACTCGGTGCTGGCCGCGCCGGTCACCGACCTGAACGCGCCGGCCAACCAGGCGCTCGCCGCCGAGCTGGCCGAGCGGTCGATAGTGCTGCTCGACGCGGGCAGCGCGCTGCCGATCACCCGGCCGCTCCGGATCGCCGCGATCGGCCCGTGCGCCGACGACGCGCGGACCTTCCTGGGCTGCTACGCCTTCCCCAACCACGTACTCCCCCGGTACCCGCAGCTCGGCCTGGGCCTGGACATCCCCACCGCATTGGACGGCCTGCGCGCCGAGTTCGGCGCCGGCGAGATCACCTACGCCCGCGGGTGCGAGGTGTCCGGCGACGACCGGGGCGGCTTCGCCGAGGCGGTCGAGGCGGCCCGCGGCGCCGACCTCGCGGTGGCGTTCGTCGGCGACCTGGCCGGCCTGTTCGGCAAGGGCACCTCGGGCGAGGGCTGCGACGCCGAGGACCTGCGGCTGCCCGGCGTCCAGCCGGAGCTGCTGGCGGAGCTGCTGGCCACCGGCACCCCGCTGGTCGTGGTGGTGGTCTCCGGCCGGCCGTACGCCCTGGGCGACCTGGACGGCCGGGTGGCCGGTCTGGTCCAGGCGTTCATGCCGGGACAGGCCGGCGGGCACGCCATCGCCGGGGTGCTCAGCGGCCGGATCCAGCCGACCGGCAAGCTGCCGGTGCAGATCCCGCGGCACCCGGGCGGGCAGCCGGGCACGTACCTGCAGCCGATCCTGGGCGCCACGCACAGCGGGGTCAGCAACCTCGACCCGACACCGCTCTACCCGTTCGGCTTCGGCGGCTCCTACACCACCTTCGCCGTCGACGAGCTGCGGCTCAGCGCCGAGTCGGTGCCGACCGACGGCGAGTTCGCCGTCACCGTCCGGGTCCGCAACACCGGCGAGCGCGACGGCGCCGAGGTGGTCCAGCTCTACCTCGCCGACCCGGTCGCCCAGGTCACCCGTCCGGTACGCCAACTGTCCGGTTTCCATCGCGTCGAGCTGGCGGCCGGCGCGGGCGCCGACGTGACCTTCCGGGTGCACACCGACCGCACCGCGTTCGCCGGTCGTGACCTGCGGCGCGTCGTCGAGCCCGGTGACCTGCGGGTTCTCGTCGGCACCTCGGCCGGTGACCTGCCCTGCGCGGCGACCGTCCGGCTCACCGGCCCGGTCCGGCCGGCCGGCGCCGACCGCCGGCTGGTGACCCCGGTGGAGGTCCGGCCGCTCGAATCGTAA
- a CDS encoding extracellular solute-binding protein, with product MKRRNFLSLTAGAAAATGLAACGSSGPSDTGSGSGSGSADAASYWFLSGPPGEPIRQGAVDRFNKTGQGQIKVTTFQNDTYKDKLKTALGAGQAPSIIWGWGGGGLKSYVEAGQVDDLTDWFAQNAAVKDRLFKSSFGPATVDGKIYAMPAETVQPIIMLYNKEAFEKAGVQNPPQTWGELMSLVPKFNAKGIAPFSLAGQSRWTNMMWLEFLFDRIGGPEVFGNAYNGQKDAWSNPAAIDGLTKIQDLIKANGFIKGFASVTADSNADQALLYRGKAAMELHGSWSYGIIKADGGNFIKDGKLGFFNFPAVEGGKGDPTNTVGNAGQYLSIYSKASDKQKEAAKNFFKTLLDDTEQQGWIESGGVPIVQGSNAKLASSPDKDFLNFIYDVASKAGNFAQSWDQALSPTAAETLLENIAKLFQLKISPQEFATNMNAVIGK from the coding sequence GTGAAGCGCAGGAACTTTCTGAGTCTCACCGCGGGTGCCGCCGCGGCCACCGGTCTCGCCGCGTGCGGCAGCTCCGGCCCGTCCGACACCGGCAGCGGCAGTGGCTCCGGCAGCGCCGACGCCGCCAGCTACTGGTTCCTCAGCGGCCCGCCCGGCGAGCCGATCCGGCAGGGCGCGGTGGACCGGTTCAACAAGACCGGCCAGGGCCAGATCAAGGTCACCACGTTCCAGAACGACACCTACAAGGACAAGCTGAAGACCGCGCTCGGCGCGGGCCAGGCCCCGAGCATCATCTGGGGCTGGGGCGGCGGCGGCCTCAAGAGCTACGTCGAGGCCGGCCAGGTCGACGACCTGACCGACTGGTTCGCTCAGAACGCCGCGGTCAAGGACCGGCTGTTCAAGTCGTCGTTCGGCCCGGCCACCGTGGACGGCAAGATCTACGCGATGCCGGCCGAGACCGTGCAGCCGATCATCATGCTGTACAACAAGGAGGCCTTCGAGAAGGCCGGCGTGCAGAACCCGCCGCAGACCTGGGGCGAGCTCATGTCGCTGGTCCCGAAGTTCAACGCCAAGGGCATCGCGCCGTTCTCGCTGGCCGGCCAGTCCCGCTGGACCAACATGATGTGGCTGGAGTTCCTCTTCGACCGGATCGGCGGCCCGGAGGTCTTCGGCAACGCCTACAACGGCCAGAAGGACGCCTGGAGCAACCCGGCCGCGATCGACGGCCTGACCAAGATCCAGGACCTGATCAAGGCGAACGGCTTCATCAAGGGCTTCGCGTCGGTCACCGCCGACTCGAACGCCGACCAGGCCCTGCTCTACCGCGGCAAGGCCGCCATGGAGCTGCACGGCTCCTGGTCGTACGGCATCATCAAGGCCGATGGCGGCAACTTCATCAAGGACGGCAAGTTGGGCTTCTTCAACTTCCCGGCGGTCGAGGGCGGCAAGGGCGACCCGACGAACACCGTCGGCAACGCCGGCCAGTACCTCTCGATCTACTCGAAGGCCTCCGACAAGCAGAAGGAAGCCGCGAAGAACTTCTTCAAGACCCTGCTCGACGACACCGAGCAGCAGGGCTGGATCGAGAGCGGCGGCGTCCCGATCGTCCAGGGCTCGAACGCCAAGCTGGCGAGCTCCCCGGACAAGGACTTCCTCAACTTCATCTACGACGTGGCCAGCAAGGCCGGCAACTTCGCCCAGTCCTGGGACCAGGCGCTGAGCCCGACCGCCGCCGAGACGCTGCTGGAGAACATCGCCAAGCTGTTCCAGCTGAAGATCTCGCCGCAGGAGTTCGCCACCAACATGAACGCGGTCATCGGCAAATGA
- a CDS encoding carbohydrate ABC transporter permease produces MAWPALIAFTIFGVIPLIGVLYLSFTSWNGLTEEIPFAGLDSWKSVLTDPGLPHALWVTFLIMALSWIAQTPISILLGVFIAAHSRYRGVLAVLFFIPLLLSQAAIAITYKMLLDPNFGLGAGLGLEFLQQDWLGDSTLAVGVVIFVVSWQWIPFHSLIYQGGVRQIPASMYEAAEIDGAGRVRKFFSITLPQLKYTIITSSTLMVVGSLTFFDLIWVLTAGGPGDATRALAVDMYQRGFKAALMGPASVIAVILVLLGLGLALLLRRLGGRDATESQLEGA; encoded by the coding sequence ATGGCCTGGCCCGCGCTGATCGCCTTCACCATCTTCGGGGTCATCCCGCTCATCGGCGTGCTCTACCTGAGCTTCACGTCCTGGAACGGCCTCACCGAGGAGATCCCGTTCGCCGGGCTGGACAGCTGGAAGTCCGTGCTGACCGACCCCGGCCTGCCGCACGCCCTCTGGGTCACCTTCCTGATCATGGCGCTCTCCTGGATCGCGCAGACGCCGATCTCGATCCTGCTCGGCGTCTTCATCGCCGCGCACTCGCGCTACCGCGGCGTCCTCGCGGTGCTCTTCTTCATCCCGCTGCTGCTCAGCCAGGCGGCCATCGCGATCACCTACAAGATGCTGCTGGACCCGAACTTCGGTCTCGGCGCCGGTCTCGGCCTGGAGTTCCTGCAGCAGGACTGGCTGGGCGACAGCACGCTGGCGGTCGGCGTGGTCATCTTCGTGGTGTCCTGGCAGTGGATCCCGTTCCACTCGCTGATCTACCAGGGCGGCGTCCGGCAGATCCCGGCCTCGATGTACGAGGCGGCGGAGATCGACGGCGCCGGCCGGGTCCGCAAGTTCTTCAGCATCACGCTGCCGCAGCTGAAGTACACGATCATCACATCGTCGACGCTGATGGTGGTCGGCTCACTGACCTTCTTCGACCTGATCTGGGTGCTCACCGCCGGCGGTCCCGGCGACGCCACCCGGGCGCTCGCGGTCGACATGTACCAGCGTGGCTTCAAGGCCGCCCTGATGGGCCCGGCCAGCGTCATCGCCGTCATCCTGGTGCTGCTCGGCCTCGGTCTGGCCCTGCTGCTGCGCCGGCTCGGTGGCCGCGACGCCACCGAGAGCCAGCTGGAAGGAGCCTGA